Proteins encoded by one window of Mycolicibacterium cosmeticum:
- a CDS encoding NAD(P)H-dependent amine dehydrogenase family protein, which yields MKRIVVWGTGFVGTMVIAEIVKHPLFELVGVGVSNPEKVGRDVGEICGLDAPIGLAATDDVDALIALKPDALVHYGPTAAQADANIDLITRFLRAGIDVCSTAMTPWVWPHMSLNPPSWTTPIDEACAAGGASCFTTGIDPGFANDLFPMTLMGLCSEVRRVRASELLDYTNYTGDYEFEMGIGKPPEYRPLLEHRDILVMSWGATVPMIAHAAGITLDEITTTWEKWVTPEDRKSAKGVIPAGHVAAVRFTINGRYLDETRIQLEHVNRIGLDAAPDWPTGNDNDVYRVDIDGTPSISQETAFRFTDGSGRDAAAAGCLATGLRALNAVPAVNDLPSGWVTALDLPLIPGAGTIR from the coding sequence ATGAAGCGAATAGTGGTGTGGGGTACCGGATTCGTCGGCACCATGGTGATCGCCGAGATCGTCAAACACCCACTGTTCGAACTCGTCGGGGTGGGCGTCAGCAACCCCGAGAAGGTGGGCCGCGACGTCGGCGAGATCTGTGGCCTGGACGCTCCCATCGGACTGGCCGCCACCGACGACGTCGACGCCCTGATCGCGCTGAAACCCGACGCCCTGGTGCACTACGGGCCGACGGCCGCGCAGGCCGACGCCAACATCGACCTCATCACCCGCTTCCTGCGGGCCGGCATCGATGTCTGCTCGACGGCGATGACACCGTGGGTGTGGCCGCACATGTCGCTCAACCCGCCGTCCTGGACCACCCCGATCGACGAGGCCTGCGCCGCCGGGGGAGCATCGTGTTTCACCACCGGGATCGACCCCGGATTCGCCAACGACCTGTTCCCGATGACCCTGATGGGTCTGTGCTCGGAGGTGCGCCGGGTGCGGGCCTCGGAGCTGCTCGACTACACCAACTACACCGGTGACTACGAGTTCGAGATGGGGATCGGCAAGCCGCCGGAGTACCGGCCGCTGCTGGAGCACCGCGACATCCTGGTGATGTCCTGGGGTGCCACCGTGCCGATGATCGCGCACGCGGCCGGGATCACCCTCGACGAGATCACCACCACCTGGGAGAAGTGGGTGACACCGGAGGACCGCAAGTCCGCCAAAGGGGTCATCCCGGCCGGCCATGTGGCGGCGGTCCGGTTCACCATCAACGGTCGGTACCTCGACGAGACCCGCATCCAGCTGGAACACGTCAATCGGATCGGGCTGGACGCGGCGCCGGACTGGCCGACCGGCAACGACAACGACGTGTACCGGGTGGACATCGACGGCACCCCCAGCATCTCCCAGGAGACCGCCTTCCGGTTCACCGACGGCTCGGGCCGCGACGCGGCGGCGGCGGGCTGCCTGGCAACCGGGTTGCGGGCCCTCAACGCCGTGCCCGCGGTCAACGATCTCCCATCGGGTTGGGTCACCGCGCTGGACCTTCCGCTGATCCCGGGCGCCGGCACCATCCGCTAG
- a CDS encoding SDR family oxidoreductase produces MSPKPHDAGVPIEGAVAVVTGANRGLGRAYVKALLERGAARVYAGARHRESVEIDDDRVTAVSLDITDASAVSAATTLAADATVLINNAGAMLQSAFLSATDLEAARKEMDTNYFGTLAMARAFAPVLAANGGGALVNVLSVASFYSLPFNASYCASKAAEWSLTNALRLEMHAAGTLVVGVHPGFIDTDMTATVSEPKIDPAEVAAQTLDAVQAGQPEVLTDDHTRAAKRTIPTHLQTLYPELQSRWDAGDNPWGG; encoded by the coding sequence ATGAGCCCCAAACCACACGACGCCGGCGTGCCGATCGAAGGTGCGGTCGCAGTGGTCACCGGAGCCAACCGCGGCCTTGGGCGCGCCTACGTGAAGGCATTACTCGAGCGCGGTGCCGCCCGGGTGTACGCCGGCGCCCGCCATCGCGAGTCGGTCGAGATCGACGACGACCGGGTCACCGCCGTGTCCCTTGACATCACCGATGCCAGCGCTGTCTCGGCCGCCACGACGTTGGCCGCCGACGCGACGGTGCTCATCAACAACGCCGGGGCAATGCTCCAATCAGCGTTCCTGTCTGCAACGGATCTGGAGGCGGCGCGCAAAGAGATGGACACCAACTACTTCGGCACCCTGGCGATGGCGCGTGCGTTTGCACCGGTGCTGGCGGCCAACGGCGGCGGAGCGCTGGTCAACGTTCTCTCGGTGGCGAGCTTCTACTCCTTGCCCTTCAATGCGTCCTACTGTGCATCGAAAGCTGCCGAGTGGTCGCTGACCAATGCCCTCCGGCTCGAAATGCATGCAGCAGGCACACTGGTGGTCGGTGTGCATCCTGGGTTCATCGACACCGATATGACCGCAACGGTCAGCGAGCCCAAGATCGATCCGGCAGAGGTGGCTGCACAAACGCTTGATGCCGTACAGGCCGGGCAACCCGAGGTCCTCACCGACGACCACACCCGTGCGGCCAAGCGGACGATTCCGACGCATCTGCAGACTCTGTATCCGGAGCTTCAGAGTCGATGGGACGCCGGCGACAATCCCTGGGGCGGTTGA
- a CDS encoding sigma-70 family RNA polymerase sigma factor produces MTDSGPSGPHDGAADLLRGIHDEHGPALQRYVLRLTRGDREFAEDVVQESLLRLWQKPDILTTGSTDSVRAWLYTVARNLVIDDRRSHRFKRELRTDTVPEQRAPDTLGPAVDSWVVADALRSLSREHRTVLVRAHYLGETAVEIGRHENIPAGTVKSRLHYAVRALRVALEERGVVQ; encoded by the coding sequence ATGACAGACTCCGGTCCTTCCGGGCCGCACGATGGTGCCGCCGACTTGCTGCGCGGTATTCACGACGAGCATGGCCCCGCACTGCAGCGCTATGTCCTGCGCCTCACCCGCGGCGACCGCGAGTTCGCCGAGGACGTGGTGCAGGAATCGCTGCTGCGGCTGTGGCAGAAGCCCGACATCCTGACCACGGGTTCCACCGACTCGGTGCGGGCGTGGCTGTACACCGTGGCCCGCAACCTCGTCATCGACGATCGCCGCAGCCACCGTTTCAAACGGGAACTGCGCACGGACACGGTTCCCGAGCAGCGCGCCCCCGACACCCTGGGACCGGCCGTCGACTCCTGGGTCGTCGCCGACGCCTTGCGGTCCCTGAGCCGGGAGCACCGCACCGTGCTGGTGCGGGCGCACTACCTCGGCGAGACCGCGGTCGAAATCGGCCGCCACGAGAACATCCCGGCCGGGACGGTCAAATCCCGGCTGCACTACGCGGTCCGTGCGCTGCGCGTCGCCCTGGAAGAAAGGGGGGTGGTGCAATGA
- a CDS encoding SDR family oxidoreductase, whose product MSDSRGRRVVITGASKGIGLALSKLVADAGHHPIGIARTAPQAFPGTFVVADLSDRQRTAAALTEILDVGPVDALVNNVGLVRPAKLGDVDLDDLTTVFDVNVRVAVQAAQAVLPGMLAKGWGRIVNITSLVTVGMPQRTAYGSAKAALEFCTRAWAYELAESGVTVNAVAPGPTETALFRTNNAPGSEGEARYLDMVPMRRFATPREIATAVAFLLSDDAAFVTGQVLRADGGGSIGGA is encoded by the coding sequence ATGAGCGACAGCCGCGGCCGACGCGTCGTCATCACGGGTGCTTCCAAGGGAATCGGCTTGGCCTTATCGAAGCTGGTTGCCGATGCCGGACACCATCCGATCGGTATCGCCCGCACCGCACCGCAAGCATTCCCGGGCACGTTCGTCGTCGCCGACCTGAGCGACCGTCAGCGGACCGCGGCAGCGCTCACCGAAATCCTCGACGTCGGACCTGTCGATGCCCTGGTGAACAATGTCGGCCTGGTCCGCCCAGCGAAGTTGGGTGACGTCGACCTCGACGACCTCACCACCGTCTTCGACGTCAACGTAAGGGTCGCCGTTCAGGCGGCGCAGGCCGTCCTGCCCGGGATGCTGGCCAAGGGGTGGGGACGGATCGTCAACATCACCAGCCTGGTCACCGTCGGCATGCCGCAACGCACCGCCTACGGTTCCGCCAAAGCCGCGCTCGAATTCTGCACTCGGGCATGGGCTTATGAACTCGCAGAGAGCGGTGTGACCGTGAACGCGGTGGCGCCTGGGCCCACCGAAACCGCGCTGTTCCGCACCAACAACGCACCTGGATCCGAGGGCGAGGCACGGTATCTGGACATGGTGCCGATGCGCCGCTTCGCCACCCCCCGGGAAATCGCAACGGCGGTGGCGTTCCTGCTGTCCGATGACGCAGCCTTCGTCACCGGGCAGGTCCTGCGTGCCGATGGTGGCGGATCGATCGGCGGCGCTTGA
- a CDS encoding LysR family transcriptional regulator: MELREMRMFVAVVEEGSVTAAARRLHISQPALSQAMVGLERRLGLDLLVRHRTGIALTDAGTTLLAESRAVLARYDQALAALSRHEAPDNVLRLGIPLELPPDLLPGALATLGAAYPETRVQARHATTAQQLDALRAAELDVGLVRERPAGTDLDATLVCEERLGVLLARSRADTLATARGVRLDALTGLDWVGFPRSGSPAWFDELTAILRSHGVSPGDDVRAEDPLIPEVKMAAVTTGHAFALAPPHWSQPMPDEVSWYPLIGGPLVRRTWAAWRADSRRRDVALFVDALEPDD; encoded by the coding sequence GTGGAACTTCGAGAGATGCGGATGTTCGTCGCCGTGGTGGAGGAAGGCAGCGTGACCGCAGCGGCGCGTCGGCTACACATCAGTCAGCCGGCGCTCTCGCAGGCAATGGTGGGTCTCGAACGTCGACTCGGCTTGGACCTCCTCGTTCGGCACCGCACCGGCATTGCGCTCACCGACGCCGGAACCACGCTGCTGGCCGAATCGCGGGCGGTACTCGCCCGATACGACCAAGCCCTGGCCGCGCTGTCCCGTCACGAGGCCCCTGACAATGTCCTCCGGCTGGGGATACCGCTGGAGTTGCCGCCCGATCTGTTGCCAGGAGCATTGGCCACACTGGGTGCCGCCTATCCCGAGACCCGTGTCCAGGCGCGACACGCGACGACTGCACAGCAACTCGACGCGCTGCGCGCCGCCGAGTTGGATGTCGGGTTGGTCCGAGAGCGACCCGCGGGGACCGATCTGGACGCGACGCTGGTGTGCGAGGAACGGTTGGGGGTCTTGTTGGCCCGCAGCCGGGCCGACACTCTGGCCACCGCCCGCGGCGTGCGACTGGACGCCCTGACAGGGCTGGACTGGGTGGGGTTTCCGCGTTCTGGCAGCCCGGCCTGGTTCGACGAACTCACCGCGATCCTGCGCAGCCACGGTGTCAGCCCGGGTGACGATGTCCGGGCGGAAGATCCACTGATCCCGGAGGTGAAGATGGCGGCGGTCACCACTGGTCACGCCTTCGCCTTGGCGCCACCGCACTGGTCTCAACCCATGCCCGACGAGGTGAGCTGGTACCCGCTGATCGGCGGTCCACTGGTCCGGCGCACGTGGGCCGCGTGGCGGGCCGACTCCCGGCGGCGCGATGTCGCGCTTTTCGTCGACGCCCTCGAACCCGATGATTGA
- a CDS encoding acetolactate synthase large subunit, translated as MSTGADVVIGRLLAGGVDVCFANPGTSEMHFVAALDHTPAMRAVLCLFEGVATGAADGYARIAGTPAATLLHLGPGLANGLANLHNARRAHSPVVNVVGDHATYHAAFDAPLQSDIEALAGWPDGVVVRPATASALANAVDEAIAAAVGPPGRVATVILPADYSWSTAEDTAAAVPAPSATGAEAGADIAPVAELLRTHGADTVLLLGGAATDAAGLTAAARISAAVGARALVETFPARLSRGAGVPPIERLAYLGEQAEQQLAGISHLVLVGARSPVAFFAYPGKPSGLVPRGTQIHTVEPADLDRLVEALAAPALSPAPAAPPTLPTGPLTVANWVEVIGALLPERAVIVDEANTSGLLLPAATAASPRHEVLTLTGGAIGQGLPVAVGAAVAAPDRPIIALQADGSALYTISALWTMAREQLDITVVILNNHAYAILQLELARVGSAATGPQSRSLLDLGNPDIDFVAIATGFGVPASRATTAEDLAEQFRAALGQPGPHLIDAAIPAWG; from the coding sequence ATGAGCACCGGTGCCGATGTGGTGATCGGCCGATTACTGGCCGGCGGAGTCGATGTCTGTTTCGCCAATCCGGGCACATCCGAGATGCATTTCGTGGCCGCCCTGGACCACACTCCGGCGATGCGCGCGGTGCTGTGCCTGTTCGAAGGGGTGGCCACCGGTGCCGCCGACGGCTACGCCCGCATCGCGGGCACACCCGCGGCCACCCTGCTGCACCTGGGTCCCGGTCTGGCCAACGGTCTGGCCAACCTGCACAACGCGCGGCGCGCGCACAGCCCCGTCGTCAACGTCGTCGGCGACCACGCCACCTACCACGCGGCGTTCGACGCGCCGCTGCAATCCGATATCGAGGCCCTCGCCGGCTGGCCGGACGGGGTGGTCGTGCGGCCCGCGACCGCGTCGGCACTGGCCAACGCGGTGGACGAGGCGATCGCCGCCGCGGTCGGTCCGCCCGGCCGGGTCGCCACCGTGATCCTGCCCGCCGACTACTCCTGGAGCACCGCGGAGGACACCGCCGCCGCGGTGCCCGCGCCGTCGGCCACGGGTGCGGAAGCTGGCGCCGACATCGCGCCCGTCGCCGAGCTGCTGCGTACCCACGGCGCCGATACCGTCCTGCTGCTCGGGGGAGCGGCCACCGATGCGGCGGGACTCACTGCGGCCGCCCGGATTTCGGCAGCGGTCGGCGCCAGGGCGCTGGTGGAGACCTTCCCCGCCCGGCTGTCCCGCGGGGCCGGTGTCCCGCCCATCGAACGGCTGGCCTACCTCGGTGAACAGGCCGAGCAGCAGCTGGCAGGCATCTCGCATCTGGTGCTGGTCGGGGCCCGGTCGCCGGTCGCCTTCTTCGCCTACCCGGGAAAGCCGAGCGGGTTGGTGCCCCGGGGCACGCAGATCCACACCGTGGAGCCGGCCGACCTGGACCGGCTCGTCGAGGCGCTGGCCGCCCCCGCGTTGTCGCCCGCCCCCGCGGCGCCGCCCACGCTGCCCACCGGGCCGCTGACCGTGGCCAACTGGGTGGAGGTGATCGGGGCGCTGCTGCCCGAGCGTGCGGTGATCGTGGACGAGGCCAATACCAGCGGGCTGCTGTTACCGGCCGCCACGGCGGCCTCCCCGCGGCACGAGGTGCTGACGCTGACCGGCGGTGCGATCGGTCAGGGGTTACCCGTGGCGGTGGGTGCCGCGGTCGCGGCCCCGGACCGGCCGATCATCGCACTGCAGGCGGATGGCAGTGCGCTGTACACCATTTCGGCGCTGTGGACGATGGCCCGCGAACAGCTCGACATCACCGTGGTGATCCTGAACAACCACGCCTACGCCATTCTGCAGCTGGAGCTGGCGCGGGTGGGCTCGGCCGCGACCGGCCCGCAGTCCCGCTCGCTGCTGGATCTGGGCAACCCGGACATCGACTTCGTCGCCATCGCAACGGGTTTCGGCGTGCCCGCCAGCCGCGCGACGACGGCCGAGGACCTCGCCGAGCAGTTCCGGGCCGCGCTGGGTCAACCCGGCCCGCACCTCATCGACGCGGCGATTCCGGCCTGGGGCTAG
- a CDS encoding Hsp70 family protein: protein MTESVGLSIGATNLAAVTVGRAAVTRPAVLTRETGPVFTDFVDRVGDPVGLIAADGSTHRPEALLTEALRALRRTVPPGAHTGIGHPAHWHPRQVAAARTALAADPELRTAPLFSDAVTALAALSDNPGLPARGIVVLCDFGGTGTSITVADAANGYQPIAPTVRYTELSGALIDQALLTHVLAGVPGAADAAGTSAIGSLTRLRAECRTAKERLSGAAAAAVPVDLPGHRTEVRVTRDELDAMLRGPLGEFLAVLRDTLQRSGIRAADLAAVASVGGGARIPAVTAALSEQFRVPVVTLPQPELAAAIGAGIRAARPAAEEGVTTVAPVPPVVPAPDPAALPAPDPAMSSTFRALAWSQDTDEVPGAEPFVVDHPIDRDPSHSFTGLDARPQVQFTDHEEPEPEPIPWYRRPALLIGAGAAVVLAVCVVAAVVVMRTDQAQTPTSQTTTATATANPATPSAVPQQPSPAEAPAPATEAPPQTRTVTRQAPVTQAPPPPATETPAPTSEAPPPSPSPEPSPSPEPTTEAPTTPPPLIPTIPAIPPIPTIPGLPPFIPQPGQQLPH, encoded by the coding sequence ATGACAGAGTCGGTAGGGCTGTCGATTGGTGCCACCAATCTGGCGGCCGTGACGGTGGGCCGGGCCGCGGTGACGCGGCCGGCGGTGCTGACGCGGGAAACGGGTCCGGTGTTCACCGACTTCGTGGATCGCGTCGGTGATCCGGTCGGCCTGATCGCCGCCGACGGCAGCACCCACCGGCCCGAGGCGCTGCTCACCGAAGCGCTGCGGGCACTGCGCCGCACCGTTCCACCCGGCGCACACACCGGCATCGGTCACCCCGCGCACTGGCATCCCCGGCAGGTGGCGGCCGCGCGCACCGCGCTGGCCGCCGACCCGGAACTCCGAACGGCACCATTGTTTTCCGACGCGGTGACCGCGCTGGCGGCGCTGAGCGACAACCCGGGGTTGCCGGCCCGCGGCATCGTCGTGCTGTGTGACTTCGGCGGCACCGGCACCAGCATCACGGTCGCCGACGCGGCCAACGGCTACCAACCCATCGCCCCCACGGTGCGCTACACCGAACTGTCGGGCGCGCTGATCGACCAGGCGCTGCTGACCCATGTGCTCGCCGGTGTTCCCGGCGCGGCCGATGCCGCCGGCACCTCCGCGATCGGATCGCTGACCAGGTTGCGGGCCGAGTGCCGGACCGCCAAGGAGCGGCTCTCCGGTGCCGCGGCGGCCGCGGTGCCGGTGGACCTGCCCGGCCATCGCACCGAGGTGCGGGTCACCCGCGACGAGCTCGACGCGATGCTGCGCGGCCCGCTCGGCGAGTTTCTCGCCGTGCTGCGGGACACGTTGCAGCGCAGCGGAATCCGGGCCGCCGACCTGGCGGCGGTGGCCTCCGTGGGTGGTGGGGCCCGCATCCCGGCGGTGACCGCGGCACTGTCCGAGCAGTTCCGGGTGCCGGTCGTGACATTGCCGCAGCCGGAACTCGCCGCGGCGATCGGGGCGGGCATCAGGGCAGCCCGGCCCGCCGCCGAGGAGGGGGTCACCACGGTCGCGCCGGTCCCACCCGTCGTGCCCGCGCCGGACCCGGCCGCCCTGCCCGCGCCGGACCCGGCGATGTCGAGCACCTTCCGCGCGCTGGCCTGGTCACAGGACACCGATGAGGTGCCCGGCGCCGAACCGTTCGTGGTGGACCACCCGATCGATCGCGATCCCTCCCATAGCTTCACCGGCCTCGATGCCCGGCCGCAGGTCCAGTTCACCGATCACGAAGAGCCGGAGCCCGAGCCGATTCCCTGGTACCGGCGGCCCGCCCTGCTGATCGGGGCGGGTGCCGCCGTCGTGTTGGCGGTGTGTGTGGTCGCGGCCGTGGTGGTGATGCGCACCGACCAGGCTCAGACGCCCACCTCGCAGACCACCACGGCGACGGCGACGGCCAATCCGGCCACCCCGTCCGCCGTCCCGCAACAGCCCTCACCAGCGGAGGCACCCGCGCCGGCGACCGAGGCGCCACCGCAGACCAGGACGGTCACCCGGCAGGCACCCGTCACGCAGGCCCCGCCGCCACCGGCGACCGAAACCCCCGCCCCGACCAGTGAGGCCCCGCCACCATCACCGTCACCGGAGCCGTCGCCGTCCCCGGAGCCCACCACCGAGGCGCCGACGACCCCGCCGCCGCTGATCCCGACGATCCCGGCCATCCCGCCGATCCCCACCATTCCCGGCTTGCCGCCGTTCATCCCACAACCGGGGCAACAGCTTCCGCACTAG
- a CDS encoding enoyl-CoA hydratase/isomerase family protein, protein MSSPTYFTRYENLAFDRTDDGVLTMRFHTNGGPVTFTGQTHEDLPKALEDIALDTDNRAMVLTGTGDAFMDSIDGDSLGEIFKPLVWEKIRREGLAVLQRLLNLPIPVIGVANGPATVHSEYLLLSDIHIASDRATYGDFPHPAFGITAGDGLQVVWEEIAGTARAKWLLWSGETIDAVTAERWGVVNEIVEHERAYVRGLEIARVLAAKPAAYRSLQKQTLNQHLLRRIVEGVPFGMALEGLTAADLAYRQ, encoded by the coding sequence ATGTCCTCCCCCACGTACTTCACCCGTTATGAGAACCTCGCCTTCGATCGCACCGATGACGGTGTGCTGACGATGCGCTTCCACACCAACGGTGGTCCGGTCACCTTCACCGGACAGACCCACGAGGACCTCCCCAAGGCCCTCGAGGACATCGCACTGGACACCGACAACCGGGCGATGGTCCTCACGGGCACAGGCGATGCGTTCATGGACAGCATCGACGGAGACAGCCTCGGCGAGATCTTCAAACCCCTCGTCTGGGAGAAGATCCGTCGCGAGGGTCTGGCCGTCCTGCAACGCCTCCTGAACTTGCCGATCCCGGTGATCGGCGTGGCCAACGGTCCCGCCACCGTGCACTCGGAATATCTGTTGCTGTCCGACATCCACATTGCCTCTGACCGCGCGACATACGGCGACTTTCCCCATCCCGCGTTCGGTATCACCGCCGGTGACGGTCTGCAGGTGGTGTGGGAGGAAATCGCAGGTACCGCCCGGGCGAAGTGGCTGCTCTGGTCTGGTGAAACGATCGACGCCGTCACCGCCGAACGGTGGGGGGTGGTCAACGAAATCGTCGAGCACGAAAGGGCTTACGTCCGTGGCCTGGAAATCGCTCGCGTCCTGGCGGCCAAGCCGGCGGCATACCGGTCTTTGCAGAAGCAGACGCTCAACCAACACCTGTTGCGCCGCATCGTCGAAGGTGTGCCCTTCGGGATGGCGCTCGAAGGGTTGACCGCCGCTGACCTCGCCTACCGTCAATGA
- a CDS encoding class I SAM-dependent methyltransferase, translating to MSSSRPGASRESSVVVRPIPPGSGFYTAGSRLQAAGLKRAIALFEQTAQAVPIPSAPRPIVIADYGAANGHNSLLPISAAIAVLRKRTRPEHSILVTHTDVPDNDFSALFRVLDEDPDSYLKKDHATYASAVGRSFYTQIIPSNSVNLGWSAWAVLWLGRVPGPVPDHIHASFSADAAVRAAHDKQAAFDWHEFVAFRGRELCPGGRAVVITMAVSDDGEFGYRPVLQAVMAELTELVARGVITEAELVRMNLPIVGRRAGDFLAPFAPSGRLEQLSVEHLEVFDAEDRFWQRYRSDRDAAHFGSEWAAFVRAAVFPTLAAVLPTDRRTAFCDALEAGVAARLAAEPEQMRIPLALVVLHKRPKAF from the coding sequence GTGTCCAGTTCGAGGCCAGGTGCCAGCCGCGAATCCAGTGTGGTGGTGCGACCGATCCCGCCGGGGAGTGGGTTCTATACCGCCGGATCCCGGCTGCAGGCGGCCGGCCTGAAACGCGCCATCGCGCTCTTCGAACAGACCGCGCAGGCGGTGCCCATCCCGTCCGCACCCCGGCCGATCGTGATCGCCGACTACGGCGCGGCCAACGGGCACAACTCGCTGCTGCCGATCTCGGCGGCCATCGCGGTGCTGCGCAAGCGGACCCGCCCCGAGCACTCGATCCTGGTGACCCACACCGACGTTCCGGACAATGACTTCAGCGCGCTGTTCCGGGTGCTCGACGAGGACCCGGACAGCTACCTGAAGAAGGATCATGCCACCTATGCCTCGGCGGTCGGCCGGTCGTTCTACACCCAGATCATCCCGTCCAACAGTGTGAACCTGGGCTGGTCGGCCTGGGCGGTGCTGTGGCTGGGCCGGGTGCCCGGCCCGGTGCCCGACCACATCCACGCCTCATTCAGCGCCGACGCCGCCGTGCGCGCCGCCCACGACAAGCAGGCGGCGTTCGACTGGCACGAATTCGTGGCGTTCCGTGGCCGCGAACTGTGCCCGGGCGGACGCGCCGTGGTGATCACCATGGCCGTCTCCGATGACGGCGAGTTCGGCTATCGGCCGGTGCTGCAGGCGGTGATGGCCGAACTCACCGAGCTGGTGGCCCGTGGCGTGATCACCGAAGCCGAACTGGTCCGGATGAACCTGCCGATCGTCGGGCGGCGCGCGGGTGACTTCCTCGCACCGTTCGCGCCGTCCGGCCGGCTGGAACAACTCAGCGTCGAGCATCTCGAGGTGTTCGACGCCGAGGACCGCTTCTGGCAGCGCTACCGATCAGACCGGGACGCAGCGCATTTCGGTTCGGAATGGGCGGCGTTCGTCCGCGCGGCGGTGTTCCCGACACTCGCGGCGGTGTTACCGACCGACCGGCGCACCGCCTTCTGCGATGCGCTCGAGGCCGGCGTGGCGGCCCGGCTGGCCGCCGAACCGGAGCAGATGCGGATCCCGCTGGCACTGGTCGTGCTGCACAAGCGGCCGAAAGCGTTCTAG
- a CDS encoding anti-sigma factor → MSAADHDPSEWDAAYLLGALTPEETVAYERYLADHPDQGTGLDSLAGLPAIMDALPREEALALLGEDAEQAPDLVSLAAAARKRRLRAQRLRVATGIASAAACLIIGGFVGHLILAPQEPAGPALQAMGAGQRAGVTAALAVSAESWGTRLDWQCQYTKDWATTVARYDLVVTTKDGRESTIASWSPSGNEASNLAAATAIPAANIRTVDIRVADTKVPLAVTTLS, encoded by the coding sequence ATGAGCGCCGCCGATCACGACCCGTCCGAGTGGGACGCCGCCTACCTGCTGGGCGCCCTCACCCCGGAAGAGACCGTCGCATACGAGCGCTACCTGGCCGACCACCCCGATCAGGGGACCGGGCTGGACTCGTTGGCGGGCCTGCCCGCCATCATGGACGCCCTGCCCCGGGAGGAGGCGCTGGCGCTGCTCGGCGAGGATGCCGAACAGGCACCCGACCTGGTGTCGCTGGCCGCGGCCGCCCGGAAACGGCGGCTCCGGGCCCAGCGGCTCCGGGTGGCCACCGGTATCGCCTCTGCCGCCGCATGTCTCATCATCGGCGGCTTCGTCGGTCATCTGATCCTGGCCCCGCAGGAGCCGGCGGGGCCCGCGCTGCAGGCCATGGGTGCCGGGCAGCGTGCGGGTGTGACCGCGGCGCTGGCGGTATCGGCCGAATCATGGGGGACGCGGCTGGATTGGCAATGCCAGTACACCAAGGACTGGGCCACCACCGTGGCCAGATACGACCTCGTCGTCACCACCAAGGACGGCCGGGAATCGACCATCGCATCCTGGAGCCCGTCGGGCAATGAGGCGTCGAACCTGGCCGCCGCCACCGCCATTCCGGCCGCGAACATCCGCACGGTCGACATCCGGGTGGCCGACACCAAGGTGCCGTTGGCGGTGACCACGCTCAGCTAG
- a CDS encoding potassium channel family protein, translating into MSDQTRLQRFEQRTEWLLAAVALLFLACYSIRVLAQPRGFGDAVLHVVMVALYLVFVTDYLVRFYLAEPRGRWFVRNLLDLAIVALPMLRPLRLLSLAVVLEVLQRVIGHSIRGRVATYTAGGVVTIVYAASLAVLDVERDAPHAQITSFGDALWWAISTVTTVGYGDLAPVTFGGRLIAVALMIAGISLLGVVTATLASWIVERVAEEDDANRAATARQIEELRDEIRGLQRSRERDSTT; encoded by the coding sequence ATGAGCGATCAAACCCGGCTGCAGCGGTTCGAGCAACGGACCGAGTGGCTGCTGGCCGCCGTCGCATTGCTGTTCCTGGCCTGCTATTCGATCCGGGTGCTGGCCCAGCCGCGCGGATTTGGTGACGCCGTCCTGCACGTCGTCATGGTGGCGCTGTACCTGGTGTTCGTCACGGACTATCTGGTGCGCTTCTACCTCGCCGAGCCGCGGGGCCGGTGGTTCGTGCGCAACCTGCTCGACCTGGCCATCGTCGCGTTGCCGATGCTGCGCCCGCTGCGCCTGCTCAGCCTGGCGGTGGTGCTGGAGGTGCTGCAGCGCGTCATCGGGCACAGCATCCGGGGCCGGGTCGCCACCTACACCGCGGGCGGCGTGGTGACCATCGTCTACGCCGCCTCGCTGGCGGTGCTCGACGTCGAACGCGACGCACCCCATGCCCAGATCACGTCATTCGGCGACGCGTTGTGGTGGGCCATCAGTACCGTGACCACCGTCGGCTACGGCGACCTCGCCCCGGTGACCTTCGGCGGCCGACTGATCGCGGTGGCGCTGATGATCGCCGGGATCAGTCTGCTGGGCGTCGTCACCGCCACGCTCGCGTCGTGGATCGTCGAACGGGTTGCCGAGGAGGACGACGCCAACCGGGCCGCCACGGCCCGGCAGATCGAGGAACTGCGCGACGAGATCCGCGGGCTGCAGCGCAGCCGAGAAAGGGACAGCACGACATGA